The genome window TGGATGACCTTGAAATTCACGTTGATGTAGGGGAGCATGGAGCTACTCGTGACCTTATAAATGCCGTGACAGGTATGGTTAAAGGATGTGGTTTCCTATGTTGCACCAAACCTGATGCATGTGGAGCCAGTTCTGTTGCTGATCGTTTCGCTAAAATATCTGGTCCTCTTACTGCCTGATCTTTAGATCTTTAACGATGAAAGGAGTCGTCGTACATGAATAAAAATGAAGTATGGAGCTGGATTGACTCAAATCAGGATAATTTCGTTGATATGGCTCGTTCCATTTGGGAGAACCCGGAATTAGGGTACAAAGAAACCTTTGCGTCAGAACTCCAAAAGAAGTTCCTTTCAAAAGAGGCATTTACTATCCGCCCCGTTGAAGACATGCCAACCGCTTTTATTGCAGAATGGGGCAGTGGTTCGCCTATAGTTGGACTGCTTGGCGAATTTGATGCCTTAGATGGCTTGTCTCAAAAAATCGGTACACAAAGGGAACCTGTACAAGAAGGCGCTCCTGGGCACGGATGCGGACATAACCTTCTGGGAGTGGCTTCCCTTGCTGCAGCCTGTTCTATCAAAAAAGCTATGGAAAATGGAGAAGTAAAAGGAACGATACGTTACTATGGATGTCCTGCTGAAGAGCTGCTTTCTGGCAAGGTCTTTATGGCTGAACATGGAGTCTTTGACGATCTTGATGTGTGTCTTGCATGGCATCCAGGTTCGATAAATACTGTTATAGGTTCCACCTTGTCAGCGATGGCCTCTGTACGCTTCTCTTTTAAAGGAGTCTCTGCCCATGCTGCCGGAGCCCCTGAAGCTGGGCGAAGTGCTCTTGATGCTGTAGAACTCATGAATGTAGGGGCCAATTATCTTCGAGAGCACTTAATTGATGGAACGCGGTTGCATTATGTAATAACTGATGGCGGGAAAATGCCGAATATCGTTCCTGACAGAGCCTCGGTCTGGTATTACCTTCGAGGGCCTCGAAAAAGTGATGTTGAGCATATCTGGAAACGTCTTCTCAATATAGGTAAAGGTGCAGCTCTTATGACGGAAACAGAAATTTCATACGTCGTGGAAGCTGGCTGTTATGATACAGTCCCCAACAAGACCCTTAATCAGCTTTTAGAGAAAAATCTCATGACGATCGGTGGTATCGATTTCGATGCGGAGGAGAAGGAATTGGCCAAAACCTTGTTTTACTCAATTCCCGAGGGCCAAAGAGAAACAAGCTTGAGACAGTGTCCTCAAACTCTTCGCGATAATAAATTCCTTTGTGAAGAAGCTGTTGAATGTTTCGATGAAGGCAGACAGATTATGGGGTCTACCGATGTCGGTGATGTAAGTTATATTGCCCCCACATCTATGCTTTCTGCAGCAACTTGGCCTCTTGCCACTCCGGCTCATTCTTGGCAGGCTGCCTCAGCATCCGGTTCTTCTTTGGGAATGAAAGGAATGCTTCTTGCCGCAAAAGTATTGGCAGGTGCTGCTTTCGACCTTATGTCAGATGGCGGCTCACTCGTTGAGGAAGCCCAAACAGAATTTAAAAAACTTGAATTAGACGCATATAAGCCACTCTATAAAGCATTGCATTAGTAAACATTCCGGTATCCTGTGCGCGGGTCATAGTGAAGGAGTGATGGTTGTGAAAGATCACGTGAAAAACGCTTTGGTTATCAAAGAATTTGATAATGTAGCTACAGCTTTACAAAACCTGAGCGAGGGCGACACTGCCTGTTATGAAGTGGATGGCGTTCTTCGAACCCTGCGCTTGAAACAAAATATTTCTTTCGGGCATAAATTTGCTATACGGCAAATTGAAGAGGGAGAAGGAGTTGTGAAGTATAGCGAAGTTATTGGCAGAGCTACTCAGAGAATTGAAGCGGGGGAGCATGTTCACATACACAACCTGGAAAGCCTCAGAGGCCGTGGCGATTGGGAGGTGCAAGCATGAACATTCAAGGGTATAGACGTAAAAATGGAGACGTAGGAATCCGTAACCATATAGCGGTTATCCCTGCATCTGTTTGTGCCAGCACTGTAGCTCAACGAATAGCGAGTCAGGTTGAGGGAGCCATTGCCTTGCCGAACCAACATGGCTGCGCTCAGATTAAACCGGACCTTGAAATAACGGCTAGAACTCTTGCGGGGCTTGGAAAAAACGGAAATGTTGCTGCGGTTTTAGTTGTGGGGTTAGGGTGCGAAGGCCTTCAGGCCGACTGGTTAGCCGAGGAAATAGCTAAGACAGGCAAACCTGTTGAGTCTCTAATTATACAAAAATGTGGTGGAACCCTTAAAGCTCAGGAACAGGGATTGCGTATAGCAAGAGCTATATCACAAGAAGTTTCTCTCTATAAAAAAGAAGACATTCCTGTGAGTTCGCTTATTTTAGGCTTGGAATGCGGAGGATCAGACGCTACTTCGGGGCTGGCTGCCAACCCTGTTCATGGCTATGTCTCCGACAGACTTATCTCTATGGGAGGAACATCAATTCTTTCTGAAACAACAGAACTTATTGGTGCCGAACACATTCTGGTCAAGAGAGCAGTTTCTCCAGAAGTAGCAAAAAAGCTTCTTCATATTGTGGCCCGATGTGAAGCAAGAGCTAAAACTATGGGCGTTGATCTACGGGGAAGCCAGCCGACTCCCGGAAATATTGAGGGTGGTCTGACTACTATTGAAGAGAAATCTCTTGGCTGCATCTATAAAGGTGGAACAAGCCCCTTACAAGGTGTTCTTGAATATGCGGAAAGCCCTACAGGCCGAGGACTTTACGTAATGGATACTCCCGGTCAGGATGTTGAGTCTATTACTGGCATGGTGGCAGGTGGAGCTCATATTGTTATCTTTTCTACCGGACGGGGTACCCCCACTGGATTCCCCCTTGCTCCTGTTATCAAAATTACAGGGAATCCTCATACCTATCTCATGATGGAAGAAAACATCGATATTAATGCAGGAACAATTATTACTGGTAATGAAAGCATTTCTGATGTTGGAGAAAGGGTCTGGAAGGAAATAGTTCAGGTATGTGACGGAAAACGTACGAAAGCAGAGGCTTTACAACATATGGAATTTGGAATATATAAGCTTACTTCAACATTTTAAAACTAAAAACTCGATGGCAAAAAATCAATAAAGAGAAGCATCACCTATTTACAACAGGGGGTTAACTATGACACTTCGCGATGATGCTCATGAAATTATTAAATATGCTATAGATGCAGTATTACCTGAATATGCCGTTCAGGAGCAGCTTCGAAAGAAGCCGTGTAAAGGCAGGGTAATTCTTGTCTCCATAGGAAAAGCGGCGTGGAGAATGGCGAAGGCCGCAGTAGATATATTGGGCGATCAGGTGGTGCAGGGTATAGTCATCACCAAATACAATCACAGTCAAGGCCCCATTCCCCATCTTGTTGTACGAGAAGCAGGACACCCCCTGCTTGATGAAAATTCATTGGAAGCTACATCGGAAGCCCTTCAGATGACACAGAATCTTACTGCCAATGATGAGGTTCTTTTTTTAGTCTCAGGTGGAGGTTCGGCACTTTTCGAAAAGCCTAAAGAGGGCGTATGTCTCGGAGATTTCGTTGATATTACAGATCAAATGCTTCGTTGTGGAGCTAACATCGTTGAGATCAATATGATCCGCAAACGACTTTCCGCCGTAAAGGGTGGTCAGTTTGCCAAATGGGTGGCTCCAGCTACAATTTATTCTATTGTTCTTTCAGACGTTTTGGGCGATCGGCTCGATAGCATAGCATCCGGACCAGCCTATCCCGATTCCACAACGTCAGCACAGGCGCTAGAGATTATCTCTCGCTACAAAATTGATGTAAAACCTGAATTAATCGAAATACTGAAAGAAGAAACGCCGAAAGTTATAGATAACGTAGAGACATTTATTACGGGAAGTGTCAGAACACTTTGCGACAAGGCAGCTGAAAAAGCTACAGAGTTGGGCTATCAGTCGTATATACTTACCACAACCCTCCAGTGCGAGGCCAAAGAGGCAGGTAGTTTTTTGGCATCAATAGCCGTGGAAGAAAGTGAATTCTGCCGCCCTGTAAAGCTTCCATGTGCCATTATTCTGGGAGGAGAAACAGTTGTACATCTAAAGGGAAAGGGAAAAGGTGGACGAAATCAGGAGATGGCTCTTGCTGCCGCTTTAAACATTCAGGGTATGTCGAATATTGTGTTTGCTTCTGTTGGATCTGATGGCACAGATGGCCCTACAGATGCGGCAGGAGGCATTGTTGATGGCCAAACTGTTCAAAAAATACGTGAAAGCGGAGGGAATCCTTACGCTCTTCTTGAAAACAATGATGCTTATAATGCTTTAGAAATGTGTAACTCGCTCATAAAGACAGGGCCTACAGGCACAAATGTGAACGATCTTACGGTCCTTTTAGTGAAAGATGTATAATAAACGGTATTATTTTGTCTAAAGCGGGAGGCATTACGTGTGAAAAACCGAGATGTAGAAGCTAAATATCGGGAAAAGGGTTTTTATTCTTTCTCCAGTGCCTGGGAAAAGATTCAGGAAGAAGAGAGAAAACAGGTTTTCGCTTTAGCCGAAGACTATAAGCTCTTCCTTGACAATGGAAAAATCGAACGGGAATGTGTAGAACAGATTGTTTCTATGGCCCGGGTGGCTGGATTTGTCGACCTTGAAGAAATGATTCAGGCTGGTAGACGTCTGGAGCCGGGCATAAAAGTAATGGTGGTAAATCGCAACAAGGCCGTGGCGCTCTTTGTCATAGGTAAAAAGTCGCTTTCAGAAGGGCTCTACATTGTGGGCAGTCACATAGATTCGCCTCGCCTTGACCTGAAACCTCAGCCTCTTTATGAAGATTCAGGACTAGCTTTACTGAAAACCCATTACTATGGTGGAATCAAGAAGTACCAATGGGCAACACTTCCTTTGGCAATTCATGGCGTCTTTGCCAAAAAAGATGGAAGCATCGTTCATCTCAATATTGGAGAGAGGGAAGACGATCCCTTGTTTGTTATTAGCGATATACTTCCTCATCTGGGCAAAGCTCAGGCCTCCAAAACAATGAGCGAAGGCATTTCCGGTGAAAATTTGAATGTAATTCTTGGTCATATTCCTGTAAAAGACGATGATATTAAAGAAAAGGTAAAACTCGGAGTACTCCAGATATTGACGGCAAAATACGGAGTGGATGAAGCCGATTTTACCTCTGCCGAAATAGAAATAGTTCCGGCTGGCAGATCTCGTGATGCAGGGCTTGATCGTGGCTTGATCTTAGCCTATGGTCACGACGACAGGTCATGTGCCTTTGCTTCTTTACGAGCTATCCTCGATGTTGAACATCCTGTATATACGGCATCGGCTCTTTTTGTAGATAAAGAGGAAATTGGCAGTATGGGAAGCACTGGTATGGAATCTGTCTTTTATGAAAACACAGTGGCAGAACTTCTGGCTTTGGAAGGAGAAGGGTATTCAGAGATCAATCTTCGCCGTGCCTTCAGCCACAGCAGAGTTCTCTCTGCCGATGTAGATGGAGCTTTTGACCCCACCTATCCGGAACCCTTCGACAAGCGCAACGCTTCTTTTATGGGAAATGGAGTCGTTGTGCAGAAATACACAGGAAGTCGGGGCAAATATGGATCTAACGATGCCAGTGCAGAATTCGTAGCCTCTATTCGGGCGTTATACGATGAAAATAATGTGGTCTGGCAGACAGGGGAACTGGGAAAGGTTGATGAGGGTGGCGGTGGCACAATTGCCTACATTCTTGCAAACAGAGGAGCAGATGTTATCGACTGCGGCGTTCCCGTTCTATCTATGCACGCTCCGTGGGAACTCATAAGCAAGGTCGACCTTTACATGGCCTGGAAGGGATATAGAGCTTTTTTACAATCGAAATAATAACATGCCCGGTGAAAGCCGGGCTTTTTTTGTAACCTCTTGATATACTCTATATGGGTATGCTAGAATTAATATATTAAGTTGTCTGATCATTGCGGAGGTGAAATGATGCTTACATTAAAGAAAAGAGTACTGATTATCGGAGGGGGCCCGGGTGGAAGGTTTTCATATATAGCACTTCGACGTATGGGTGAAAAGAGCCTTTCCATTGTGATGAACGAGGATCCTACTGTAATTTGTTCACTTCCTTATGGTGTTGGGAGAAAGCTTGTTCCAGGTGGCCCCGAAGAAGAAGTGGTTGATTTGGCGAACTCTGATCGTTTGCCGCCTGAGATTGTTGAAGATGCTATTCGCGGCGTCGTCACCGAACTTGATGCAGAGAATCATATCGCAAGGGGAACGAGTACAGGTGGTCCCTTTGAAATCCATTTTGAGAAAGTATTGCTTGCACCCGGTGCAGTTCCCTGGCTTCCTTCAGTAAAGGGCCTTTTATTAGATTCAGATAGAGAAGGGCAGAAACGAGACCTGACGGAAATTATGGTTGGACGTGAATATGTTTCTAAAGAAAGATTGGCAGAAAATATCTTTGTTATGCGTGGAGCAGACGATGCCCGTGCACTTGATGTCTTTGCAGAAAAAAGCGACAAAGCAGTCGTTGTTGGCAGTGGAGCTATAGGATTAGAAGTTGTGGAGGCTCTTCACGATAGAGGACTAACTGTTACATTGGTTGAAGCTTTGCCGCACCTTATCGCGGCCATGGATAAAGATATGGCCGAAAAAGTCAGTAATCGCCTTTCTGAATCAGGTGTTTCTGTTTATAGAAATATGCAGCTGACAGAAGTCAAATCAGACAGGGTTGTACTCTCTGATGGCACGGAGATAGAGACTGATGGCGTTATTTTTGCAACAGGTGTTCGTCCTAACATTAAGTTGGCTCAAAGTGCAGGATTATCTATTGAGCGGGGTATCGTAGTCAACGAAAATATGCAGTCGTCCCATCCCAATATATATGTTGTTGGTGACGCCGCTCAAATCAGCGATGCTGTTACAGAACGTCCTATATTGCCTCTTATTGGAACTCTTGCTATGCGTCAGGGGCTTGTTGCCTCTGCTAATATTATGGGGAAAAACATGTCTTTGCCACCTGCAACAGTCTGGGGGCTAAGTGCCATTTTCGATCTTCATTGGGGAAGTGTGGGGTGGACTGAGGAATTGGCTAACGCGTCGGATATTCCGGTATTTTCTCTCACTTTGCCATATCGCACACGAGAAAAAGCTATGCCCAACGGGAAAGAAGGACTCTGGAAAGTTGTCGTTTCCGCATCTGACGAAAAAGGACTGAAAAAAGGACAGATTATTGGTTTCCAGATTGTCATTGACGGGGAATCCCCTCTCTTTTTAACGGAACGTTTTATCGATATTATTACCCGAAGGGAAACTATTACTGATTTATTTTCTCACTATTTCGTCCATTCTCCTTATCATAATACAGTTGAAGATCCTTACCTTATGCTGCTCTTTACTGCTCAGGAAGCGATGACTCATTAAAAAAGAGTATAATACATAATAGTTAGACTTTTACATAAAGTAAGGGGGATTTATCATGCCAATAGTGAACGTTCATATTCTTGAAGGACGAACAGTAGAGCAAAAGCGACGACTTGTAAATGAAATGACTCAGACGATATGTTCGTGTCTTGATGTGCCGGCTGAAAAGGTTCGTATCATAATAACAGACATGAAAAAATCTGACTTTGCTGTAGCAGGAGTATTGGCCTCAGATAGAGATAAGTAATCTTTAATTAAAATAGAGGTGTCTATAATGTTTAGCGAAGAAGACGAAAGAAAACAAGAAACTTTTCTTTCGAAAGTCCTTTTTTGGTCAAAAGCTTTTACTCACGGAACATTTGTTGATAAAAGAATGGCTGTTGTCAGAAAAGAGGCTTTTGACGTCAATGACAATTTGATGTTGCTCTTGTTTGGCGATTTTTTGGGAATTCCCAATCCCATTTCATACTATATGCTCGAAATACTTCCTTACTTTGCTGAAGACCTCGTTGCATGGGAACGTAGAATGCAAAATCGTAAGTTTATTATTGCTGAAAAAGCATCGCAATATGACTTCGACTAAGGGAGGCTTCTCTTTCAATGGTCTATCGTGTAAAGCGACAGTTTATATTTTTTGGCGGAAAAGGTGGAACAGGGAAAACCACATGTGCGGCGGCATACGCTTACGCCCTTTCTCAACAGGGGGTAAAAACCCTGGTTGTTTCTACTGATCCTGCTCATTCTCTTGCTGATGCCTTCGATCACCCCATAGGTCTGGATGTTGTTCGTATCGAAGAAAATCTTTGGGGTATTGAAATAGATGCGGAAGAAGAAGCCAAAAAATATATGAAAGCGATTCAAGATAAAATGCTTCATATTGTCAGTGCTGTTATTGTCGACGAAATAAAGCGTCAGATAGAAATAGCCTATATGTCCCCAGGGGCAGAAGAAGCTGCCATATTTGACAAGTTTATAGAGCTTATGGAATCCATCGGGAAACCTTACGATGCAATTGTTTTTGATACGGCTCCTACAGGGCATACCTTGCGGCTCCTTACGTTGCCCGAAATATTAGGAGTCTGGATCGAGCATCTTATAGAAAAACGGGCCAATGCCATGGAACTCATGAAGGTCGCTGCTAAATACGACAAAGAATTGCAAGAAAAAATAAAAGAAGATCCCATAATAGAAACCCTGCAAAAGCGACGGGATAAATTTACCTTAGCTCGAAAAATCTTGACTGATCGTGAAAATACGGCTTTTTACTTTGTGCTCAATGCAGAAAAACTTCCGATTATAGAGACGAAGAGGGCCATAGAAATATTGCAAAAGCACAATATTGGTATTGGCGGTGTTGTCGTTAACAAGGTTATACCGGAAGAAGCGGGGCCTTTTTTTGAAAAACGCCGCATTGCTCAGGAACAGTATCTTCTCCAAATAGATGAATTATTTGGATCTTTGGGGGTAACCCACGTACCTATGCTTGATTCGGATATTCAAGGTCTTGAACAGCTTAATCAGATAGGTCCGTTTATTCTCAAGCTCGATGAAATATAATAGAAATTGCTATGATTTGATGTAAGATAAAGCCAGTTCTTTTAATTCGGGGATGATTTTAGATATCCATTGATCGTCGATATGTTTATCAAACGAATCGACTTCAATTACTCGTCCCCAATGGTAAGGTGCATCTGTAGCGGGAAGCATGGATCCGTTATAGATGACATAATCCTGATAGATAAGCCATGTTAAAGATTGATTCTCAATAATTCCGCCATCGACCTTATTGAGATTTTCATCATATTTTTCCCAACGCTCTGGCCCATAGGTATTTCCGAGAAAAATAAAGGCGCTTCCATCTTCTTTTAGAGCGATAAGAGAATGTTTTAGATTTGAATCTATAAAAATATGGTGAATTCCCCAAAAGGGAGGATTAAAAACAGTGAGCCTCTTAGCGCGGCTCCACTCGGTGACTTTATGTGCATCACGTGCTCTTCTGACAATGTCACTTGCTGAGAGGGGAACAGTAGATTTCTTTTGAATTCCAAAGATACGAAGCAGTTTAGATAGCATAAGCAACGCTCCTTTCTTCTTTTTTCGGGGGATATTGTAACATTTTTAAAAGAATAAGGGACAGATGGGGAGTGGTAGAGATGATATTTGATACTTTAAGTAATGCGTCGACATATTTTTGTTTGGGAGAACGTTTCAAAAAAGCTTTTGATTTCCTCGAAGATTTAAAGGTCGTTGCTCTTGAAGATGGGAAGTATGAAATTGAGGGAACGTCTATATTTGCTATTATTCAGTCTTCCACGACAAAGCCTAAAGAAGCTCAAGTATGGGAAGCCCATAAAAAATATGCAGACATTCAATGCCTTCTTTCCGGTTCGGAATGGTTAGGCTATGCTCCAATAGAGACAATGAAATTAGCTCTCCCTTATGATGACGTGCGGGATTTTGCCTTGTTTGATGGGGAAGGGGCCTATTTTCAGACTCACCCCGGTTGGTTTTCACTCTTTTTCCCCCATGACGTACACAAAGGATGTGTTGCTCTCAAAACCCCGAGTCGCATTAGGAAAATAGTTGTAAAAGTCGAGATGGGGTAAAAGAAGAGGAGTAAAGACAAAGGAGGGAAGACTATGTTTCGTGTTGCCTGCGTGCAGATGGACGCTCGAAATGTGAGCCAATACGAGCAGACAGAACGAGAAATACTACAATGGATCGATAGTCTGTGTAGTGAAGAGGATGTTGATCTTATCGTCTTTCCTGAATGTACTTGGCCCGCCTATTATCTTGGCGAAAACGAGGAAGCCGCTGCATTGGCCTTAAAGCATACTCATGCAGTGATAGAAGAAGTGGCGAAACGAGCAGTTCATTATGGCGTCCACATAGCCATGGGACTCTACGTGGAAGAAGAGGGAACTTTGCGAAATGCTGGAATTCTTTGGGGGCCGGAAGGTGAAGAGCTAGGACGGGTTTATAAATCAAATCTTTGGCACTTCGACGAGAAATATGTCAAAGCAGGAACAACTTTCCCTGTCATGAAAACTCCCTTAGGAAATTTGGGAATGATGATATGTGCCGATGGAAGAGCTCCTGAAATAGCGCGTATAATGACTGAAAAAGGTGCGAATGTCATCATCGATATGGCAAATCTCATGTCTTCAGCCTCCGACCCGGCCCTTTTGAATAATCCTCAAATCGAGTATATGCTTCCGACACGAGCGTTTGAAAATGGAGTTTGGATTATTCTATGCGATAAAGCAGGCCTTGAATCTTACACAGCCATGAATACGGGCAGAAGCTGCGTTATCAATCCGTTGGGGCACATTGTCGGAGAATCTCCATCAGACACGAGTGAAGCTCTTATTGCCGTAATAGATACGGAAATGGCGTCATTTCCTCTTCCAGAGAAAGGAAACAGGTGTTTTTCAAGATTAATAGACCCAACGGAAGATTTGCCAGTTACTGCATATATGAAAGAACCTGTATGTTTGCCTGATTCTGGCATCCTTTCTTCTGTGGCGTATTTTTCAGCAGAAAATATGGAACACTATATTGCCACAGCTTCACGAATGATTCGCATTTTACAAGATCAGGGTTCATCTCTTATTTTGCTGCCATGTTGTGGAAAAAATGAAGATGTAGATAATATAACTCGCCAAATTCGACCTTTGCTGAATCCAGATGTGGTTGTATGTGTAAGTGGCTCTTTAGATGCAGACGGCCACAAAAAAAAGGCAGCTGTAGCTTTTTCGCAAAACAACACGTATGGTCCGGTTTTCTTGGATAATTCATGCCGCCCTGATATTTTTTCTACAGAAGTGGGACGTTTAGGCCTCCTTATTGGAGATGAAATGTTTCTTCCTGAAGTTGCAAGGTGCATGATGTTGGATGGGGCCCAGATGCTTCTCTGGTGCGATTCAAGACGTTATGCCATGACTGAAAAAGTGGCACGTTGTCGTGCTGCCGAGAATAGGGTTTTCCTCATGCGTTCAGGAACAGGAGAAGATGAAGATAACTCTTTTATTGTATTGCCGACAGGAGCGATTAGTGCCGCTACTGTTCCAAAAGTAGAACAGGCAGTCTCAACATATTGCCTTTTGGCAGAGGCATACAGCAAAACGGTAGTGCCGGGCACAGATGTTGTAAGAGGAAGAATACCTTACGTATATAAAGAATTGAAAAATACGCACCGAAAGGAAGATTTATAGATTGCACTTCGATGATCCTGACATTTATTTTATGAAGCAAGCTCTCGAGGAAGCCAGAAAGGGCGCTGAAAATGGAGAAGTTCCAGTAGCAGCTCTTGTAGTTTATGAAGGCCGCATTATAGGTATAGGAAAAAATTACAAACATATAGATCCTACGGCACATGCGGAGATACTTGCTATGCGTGAAGCCTCTCAACATTTGAAACGGTGGAATTTGAACGGCTGTACTCTCTATGTAACCTTGGAACCGTGCCCCATGTGTGCCGGAGCCATTGTATTAGCGCGTATTCAACGTTTGGTTTATGGTGCCTCCGATCCCCGTGCTGGAGCGTGTGGAACGCTATACAATATCGTTCAGGATTCTCGGCTCAATCATAGATGTGACATAAGAAAGGGAGTACTTGCTGAAGAAAGTTCTGAACTCCTTTGGGAGTATTTCAAGAAGAGGAGAAATAATTCTAATAAAGTAAACTCATAATCTTCCTTGCCTGCATACCATACCTGCCATTGTACTATGATATATTCGCAGTATTAGAGTTTGAATTAACTATAAGCATATTGTATAATATATGTGCTTGATTAATTTTAATGTTACATAGAAGGAGGACTTACTATGGACTTGAAAGGTTCTAAAACCGAAGCTAACTTGAGAGAAGCATTTGCAGGAGAGTCACAGGCTAGAAACAAGTACACCTACTATGCCTCTAAAGCCAAAAAAGAGGGACTCAACCAAATAGCAGCCCTTTTTGAAGAGACGGCTAACAATGAAAAAGAACACGCCAAAATTTGGTTCAAATTGTTGCACGACGGAATCCCCACGACAGATGAGAATTTAAAAGATGCTGCTGCCGGAGAAAATTACGAATGGACCGAAATGTATGAGAGCTTTGCTAAAGATGCAGAAGAAGAGGGCTTTACAAAAATTGCATATCTTTTCAAAGCTGTTGCTCAGATAGAGAAAGAGCACGAAGAGCGCTACTTGCATTTACTTAAAAACCTTGAAGAGGGGAAAGTTTTTGTAAGAGAAGATAAAAAGGCATGGAAATGTGCTAATTGTGGCCATATCTATTATGGAGAAAAAGCGCCAGAAGTTTGCCCCGTTTGTGACCATCCCCAGGCTTATTTTGAAATAAAAGCTGAAAATTATTAGAAAAAATAGAGAAGAGGCTCTTGAAAAAAGAGCCTCTTTCTTTTTCATGTACGGTCCAACATGATGAGCGTTATCTCTTTCACTTTACCTGAGTAAACGGAACAAAACTCTGGCTCATCTACTTATGAATCCTTTCATTCCCTAGACATCTACATCTAAAATCGCTATAATGCTCACGTTACGTATCTGGAGGGGTGGCCGAGTGGTCGAAGGCGATCGACTCGAAATCGATTAGGCGGCTAATACCTGCCTCGTGGGTTCAAATCCCACCCTCTCCGCCAGAAAATTAT of Aminobacterium sp. MB27-C1 contains these proteins:
- a CDS encoding amidohydrolase yields the protein MNKNEVWSWIDSNQDNFVDMARSIWENPELGYKETFASELQKKFLSKEAFTIRPVEDMPTAFIAEWGSGSPIVGLLGEFDALDGLSQKIGTQREPVQEGAPGHGCGHNLLGVASLAAACSIKKAMENGEVKGTIRYYGCPAEELLSGKVFMAEHGVFDDLDVCLAWHPGSINTVIGSTLSAMASVRFSFKGVSAHAAGAPEAGRSALDAVELMNVGANYLREHLIDGTRLHYVITDGGKMPNIVPDRASVWYYLRGPRKSDVEHIWKRLLNIGKGAALMTETEISYVVEAGCYDTVPNKTLNQLLEKNLMTIGGIDFDAEEKELAKTLFYSIPEGQRETSLRQCPQTLRDNKFLCEEAVECFDEGRQIMGSTDVGDVSYIAPTSMLSAATWPLATPAHSWQAASASGSSLGMKGMLLAAKVLAGAAFDLMSDGGSLVEEAQTEFKKLELDAYKPLYKALH
- a CDS encoding UxaA family hydrolase, which gives rise to MKDHVKNALVIKEFDNVATALQNLSEGDTACYEVDGVLRTLRLKQNISFGHKFAIRQIEEGEGVVKYSEVIGRATQRIEAGEHVHIHNLESLRGRGDWEVQA
- a CDS encoding UxaA family hydrolase is translated as MNIQGYRRKNGDVGIRNHIAVIPASVCASTVAQRIASQVEGAIALPNQHGCAQIKPDLEITARTLAGLGKNGNVAAVLVVGLGCEGLQADWLAEEIAKTGKPVESLIIQKCGGTLKAQEQGLRIARAISQEVSLYKKEDIPVSSLILGLECGGSDATSGLAANPVHGYVSDRLISMGGTSILSETTELIGAEHILVKRAVSPEVAKKLLHIVARCEARAKTMGVDLRGSQPTPGNIEGGLTTIEEKSLGCIYKGGTSPLQGVLEYAESPTGRGLYVMDTPGQDVESITGMVAGGAHIVIFSTGRGTPTGFPLAPVIKITGNPHTYLMMEENIDINAGTIITGNESISDVGERVWKEIVQVCDGKRTKAEALQHMEFGIYKLTSTF
- a CDS encoding glycerate kinase; the protein is MTLRDDAHEIIKYAIDAVLPEYAVQEQLRKKPCKGRVILVSIGKAAWRMAKAAVDILGDQVVQGIVITKYNHSQGPIPHLVVREAGHPLLDENSLEATSEALQMTQNLTANDEVLFLVSGGGSALFEKPKEGVCLGDFVDITDQMLRCGANIVEINMIRKRLSAVKGGQFAKWVAPATIYSIVLSDVLGDRLDSIASGPAYPDSTTSAQALEIISRYKIDVKPELIEILKEETPKVIDNVETFITGSVRTLCDKAAEKATELGYQSYILTTTLQCEAKEAGSFLASIAVEESEFCRPVKLPCAIILGGETVVHLKGKGKGGRNQEMALAAALNIQGMSNIVFASVGSDGTDGPTDAAGGIVDGQTVQKIRESGGNPYALLENNDAYNALEMCNSLIKTGPTGTNVNDLTVLLVKDV
- a CDS encoding aminopeptidase; amino-acid sequence: MKNRDVEAKYREKGFYSFSSAWEKIQEEERKQVFALAEDYKLFLDNGKIERECVEQIVSMARVAGFVDLEEMIQAGRRLEPGIKVMVVNRNKAVALFVIGKKSLSEGLYIVGSHIDSPRLDLKPQPLYEDSGLALLKTHYYGGIKKYQWATLPLAIHGVFAKKDGSIVHLNIGEREDDPLFVISDILPHLGKAQASKTMSEGISGENLNVILGHIPVKDDDIKEKVKLGVLQILTAKYGVDEADFTSAEIEIVPAGRSRDAGLDRGLILAYGHDDRSCAFASLRAILDVEHPVYTASALFVDKEEIGSMGSTGMESVFYENTVAELLALEGEGYSEINLRRAFSHSRVLSADVDGAFDPTYPEPFDKRNASFMGNGVVVQKYTGSRGKYGSNDASAEFVASIRALYDENNVVWQTGELGKVDEGGGGTIAYILANRGADVIDCGVPVLSMHAPWELISKVDLYMAWKGYRAFLQSK
- a CDS encoding FAD-dependent oxidoreductase, producing MLTLKKRVLIIGGGPGGRFSYIALRRMGEKSLSIVMNEDPTVICSLPYGVGRKLVPGGPEEEVVDLANSDRLPPEIVEDAIRGVVTELDAENHIARGTSTGGPFEIHFEKVLLAPGAVPWLPSVKGLLLDSDREGQKRDLTEIMVGREYVSKERLAENIFVMRGADDARALDVFAEKSDKAVVVGSGAIGLEVVEALHDRGLTVTLVEALPHLIAAMDKDMAEKVSNRLSESGVSVYRNMQLTEVKSDRVVLSDGTEIETDGVIFATGVRPNIKLAQSAGLSIERGIVVNENMQSSHPNIYVVGDAAQISDAVTERPILPLIGTLAMRQGLVASANIMGKNMSLPPATVWGLSAIFDLHWGSVGWTEELANASDIPVFSLTLPYRTREKAMPNGKEGLWKVVVSASDEKGLKKGQIIGFQIVIDGESPLFLTERFIDIITRRETITDLFSHYFVHSPYHNTVEDPYLMLLFTAQEAMTH
- a CDS encoding 4-oxalocrotonate tautomerase, which produces MPIVNVHILEGRTVEQKRRLVNEMTQTICSCLDVPAEKVRIIITDMKKSDFAVAGVLASDRDK